The nucleotide window GGTTAAAAACTTATTCAAGAGGCTAAGAATTTCTAAATTTTTTCAGCTTTCCAACGTTGTTGTCTATGAACTCTATTATTTCCTTCAGCGGTGTTCCTGGACCAAAAACCTCGGCAACTCCCATTTTCTTAAGTTCCTCAGCGTCGTCTGGTGGTATTATCCCACCTGCTATGACGAGAACGTCTTCATTAACTTTTACTCCCTTCTCTTCGAGTAGCTTGAGAATCTTGGGTATAAGAACCATATGAGCTCCTGAGAGTATGCTTATTCCGAGAACATCAACGTCCTCCTCAATAACAGCCTCAACTATTTGCTCCGGCGTCTGTCTTATGCCGGTATATATAACTTCATAACCTGCATCTCTGAGGGCCCTTGCGACGACTTTAGCTCCTCTATCGTGACCATCAAGTCCAGGTTTGGCTATGAGAACTCTCACCTTCGACCTCTCAACCACTTTTGGCACCTCCAGGATTTAGTTCCCATGAAACAATATTTAAGGGTTGCTAATTCGTCAAAATATGGATATATTATCCCAACAATCTTTTAATCTAAAAGCGACAAAGGGGACAACATGTCCATGAGGGTTTACCACTTATTCAGTGGAGGGAAGGATTCATCTTTAGCCGCGTGGATATTAAGTAAGTTAGGCTACGAGGTAACCTTGGTTATGGTAACTTTTGGCGTCTTGGATAATTGGAAGTACGCGAGAGAGACTGCTAAAATCTTGGGATTCGAGCATGAAGTAGTAGAGCTTCCCAGGAATATCCTTGAAAACGCTGTGAATATGTGCCTTGAGGATGGGAGGCCTACGAGGGCTATCCAATATATTCATGAGATGGCCCTTGAATACATTGCCTCCCGGGAAGACGTTGAAAGAATCAGCGACGGAACGAGGAGAGACGATAAAGTTCCTTTTCTCGACATAAGGAAGGCTAGATCGCTCGAAGATAGATTCAATGTAGCTTATATTAGACCCTTATTAGGTCTGGGGTACAAAACGATAAGGGAATTGGTGAATAAGATATTTATAGTTGAGGAGAGGGAAAGCGAAAAGATAGAAAAAGGCGATTACGAGGTTGAACTTAGGTACATGCTTAAGTTGAAGGGCGTTGATCCACTCCAGATATTTCCCAAAAGGCACGTCCAGTCGAGGGTAATTGGATTGAAGATGAAGATGATGAGCTCGGCAGGTCCTGAGGAGTGATGAGGATCTTGAGTGCTGATTCACCTTACTGCTATGTCAAGCCTCTTTAGCCGAATTTGGATATTATTTT belongs to Pyrococcus abyssi GE5 and includes:
- a CDS encoding cobalamin B12-binding domain-containing protein — its product is MVERSKVRVLIAKPGLDGHDRGAKVVARALRDAGYEVIYTGIRQTPEQIVEAVIEEDVDVLGISILSGAHMVLIPKILKLLEEKGVKVNEDVLVIAGGIIPPDDAEELKKMGVAEVFGPGTPLKEIIEFIDNNVGKLKKFRNS